Proteins found in one Methanospirillum hungatei JF-1 genomic segment:
- a CDS encoding Fic family protein: MHYNTGRYEEQIEGYTAFIPACLPYSPDIQYDDSMHLMLSEADRALSGLDVMVDMLPNPDHFIWMLARKEALQSAQIEGTVATFYGILAYEADVSFDDDPNQIREVTNYMKALQTGFERVKNEPITLSLLCDLHRILLTKVRGSKALPGMIRPIQNQIGGDSLYKARYIPPPQENVRFLLNNLENFIAEEKTIPPLIVSALIHGQFKMIHPFLDGNGRIGRLLISLYLCWRQVLAKPTLNLSYYLKRNRSEYYDRLFSLEKNGDLEGWVKFFLQGVIEVSTDSHHLVKKIITLERELVKRVIYENIGGIHGARMIELLFMKTMVTSTDISTHCGVSIQTANNLVRKFEEAGIVKEVTGWKRNRKYLYRDYVKLIAEGTGP; encoded by the coding sequence ATGCATTATAATACCGGCAGATATGAAGAGCAGATTGAAGGGTATACCGCGTTTATTCCTGCATGTCTTCCGTACTCACCTGATATTCAATATGATGACTCCATGCACCTCATGCTTTCTGAAGCAGATCGGGCATTATCGGGACTTGATGTCATGGTTGATATGCTCCCAAACCCGGATCACTTTATTTGGATGCTTGCCAGGAAAGAAGCATTGCAAAGTGCCCAGATTGAGGGGACGGTCGCAACATTTTATGGGATTCTCGCATATGAGGCTGATGTATCTTTTGATGATGACCCAAACCAGATCCGGGAAGTTACGAATTATATGAAGGCTTTACAGACCGGTTTCGAACGGGTGAAAAATGAACCAATTACACTCTCACTACTCTGTGATCTTCATCGGATCCTCCTTACGAAGGTTCGGGGATCAAAGGCACTGCCAGGGATGATTCGGCCCATACAAAACCAGATTGGAGGAGACTCACTCTATAAAGCCCGGTATATTCCACCACCACAGGAAAATGTCAGATTTCTTCTGAATAACCTGGAAAATTTTATCGCAGAAGAAAAAACCATTCCTCCGTTAATTGTATCAGCTCTCATTCATGGACAATTTAAGATGATTCACCCCTTCTTGGATGGAAATGGGAGAATCGGCCGCCTCCTCATCAGCCTGTACCTCTGTTGGAGACAGGTTCTTGCAAAACCCACACTTAACCTTAGTTATTACCTGAAACGGAACCGGTCGGAATATTATGATCGTTTATTTTCACTGGAAAAAAATGGGGATCTGGAGGGATGGGTGAAGTTTTTTCTGCAGGGAGTTATTGAAGTCTCCACTGATTCGCACCATTTAGTAAAGAAGATAATAACACTGGAGAGGGAACTGGTGAAACGGGTAATTTACGAGAATATCGGCGGTATTCATGGTGCCCGGATGATAGAACTTCTGTTTATGAAGACAATGGTTACCAGTACTGATATCAGCACCCATTGCGGTGTTTCAATACAGACTGCAAACAATTTGGTCCGTAAATTTGAAGAGGCTGGTATAGTAAAAGAGGTTACCGGATGGAAGCGGAACAGGAAATATCTCTACAGAGATTATGTGAAATTGATTGCCGAAGGAACCGGCCCATAA
- a CDS encoding tryptophan--tRNA ligase, translating to MKTEVVNPWASDQSVDIERLHAEFGIERIETVIDLLPETPDFIRRGIVFGHRDYHQIANAIRTNEPFNVMTGFMPSGHPHLGHLMVMKEVVWHVQQGGRGYICIADREAHAVRNLTWEQCRKYGDEYLSCLYALGYHGETYEQSSNRVVQDLAFEASAKVNFSELSAIYGFTPDTDIGHAMSVLTQVADILHPQVNEEPAPTIVPVGLDQDPHIRLTRGVAHKLRMFTVEDRDTHVSVRSKEAPEEAMEAIHKAFRGSKRYEGHIDIFNVPLDVVKKTVRAIERTHGGYGFVTPSATFHRFMPGLTGGKMSSSIPESIIGFYEDDKTVTRKIMAALTGGRMTLQEQKELGGEADKCPVFLLNLFHMVSDDAELAEIRRKCMAGELMCGQCKKDSAARVLAFLDEFREKMAVAADQIRSEKSC from the coding sequence ATGAAGACTGAAGTTGTAAATCCCTGGGCATCAGACCAGTCTGTAGATATCGAGCGTCTGCATGCCGAGTTTGGAATTGAACGGATCGAGACCGTCATTGATCTTCTTCCCGAGACTCCCGATTTTATCAGACGGGGGATCGTCTTCGGCCACCGCGATTATCATCAGATAGCGAATGCAATCAGGACCAATGAACCGTTTAATGTGATGACCGGGTTTATGCCGTCCGGTCACCCGCATCTCGGACATTTGATGGTCATGAAGGAAGTGGTCTGGCATGTGCAGCAGGGAGGACGGGGTTATATCTGCATCGCAGACCGGGAGGCCCATGCAGTACGAAACCTCACCTGGGAACAGTGCCGGAAATATGGCGATGAATACCTCTCCTGCCTCTATGCTCTTGGGTATCATGGGGAAACCTATGAGCAGAGCTCGAACCGGGTCGTGCAGGATCTGGCATTTGAAGCATCAGCAAAGGTGAATTTTTCTGAACTCTCTGCAATTTATGGCTTTACTCCTGATACCGATATCGGTCATGCCATGAGTGTCTTAACCCAGGTTGCAGATATTCTCCATCCGCAGGTCAATGAAGAGCCGGCCCCGACCATCGTGCCGGTGGGGCTTGACCAGGATCCGCATATCCGTCTGACAAGAGGAGTAGCTCATAAACTTCGGATGTTCACCGTCGAAGATCGGGACACCCATGTCAGTGTCCGGTCAAAAGAAGCCCCAGAAGAGGCGATGGAAGCGATTCATAAAGCATTCAGGGGTTCTAAGCGGTACGAGGGTCATATAGATATCTTCAATGTTCCCCTTGATGTTGTGAAAAAGACCGTCAGGGCAATAGAGCGAACCCATGGGGGATATGGGTTTGTCACTCCGTCCGCAACCTTTCACCGGTTCATGCCCGGTCTGACCGGTGGGAAGATGTCATCCAGTATTCCGGAGAGTATCATCGGGTTTTATGAGGATGACAAGACAGTCACCAGAAAGATCATGGCAGCCCTGACCGGTGGCCGGATGACACTCCAGGAACAGAAAGAGCTGGGAGGGGAGGCAGACAAGTGTCCGGTGTTTCTTTTAAATCTGTTTCATATGGTATCTGATGATGCAGAGCTTGCTGAAATCCGTCGGAAATGCATGGCCGGAGAACTCATGTGCGGGCAATGTAAGAAAGATAGTGCAGCGAGGGTTTTGGCATTCCTGGATGAGTTCAGGGAGAAGATGGCGGTTGCAGCAGATCAGATACGATCGGAAAAGAGTTGTTAA
- the endA gene encoding tRNA-intron lyase, which yields MKARIEEDKVLLGSEGYALYEQSGFGRPQKDGLRLSPVEALYLVYRGRIEIPGYDFDTLLVRFSDNAHMIRSFLVYRDIRERGYVVQTGPHDFRVFKRGEKPGKGESQYMVRVLSERDLIDFSVVQGEVRTTLNMRKQHVLAVVDDEFEITYYEVKLQKLPGLEVTPDPKPAPGLLSSISVIINAGADLGYDQAFYGKRLDDSRIVLSTVEAAYLIEQGLVTIQLGEATLTAEEYCARIQDSDPELDKKITVYRYLRELQYIPKTGYKFGHHFRVYSGRKIHSEMLVQAIGPLETLPMNSISRSVRMAHSVKKKMLFAGIHDEGIVFTEFARIKL from the coding sequence GTGAAGGCACGGATAGAAGAAGACAAAGTCCTGCTGGGGTCAGAAGGATATGCCCTTTATGAGCAGAGCGGATTTGGCAGACCACAAAAGGACGGGCTTCGGCTCTCTCCGGTAGAAGCACTCTATCTCGTGTACCGGGGGAGAATCGAGATCCCCGGATATGATTTTGACACGCTTCTGGTCAGGTTTTCAGATAACGCCCATATGATCAGATCGTTCCTGGTGTACCGGGATATCAGGGAGCGGGGATATGTGGTTCAGACCGGCCCTCATGACTTCAGGGTATTTAAGCGGGGAGAAAAACCAGGAAAAGGAGAGTCCCAGTATATGGTCCGCGTGCTCTCTGAACGTGATCTGATCGACTTTTCCGTTGTCCAGGGCGAAGTCAGGACTACCCTTAATATGAGAAAACAGCATGTCCTTGCGGTAGTTGATGACGAGTTTGAGATAACATACTATGAAGTAAAACTCCAGAAACTCCCCGGACTTGAGGTAACTCCGGACCCAAAACCTGCACCCGGCCTCCTCTCCAGTATATCGGTTATCATTAACGCAGGAGCAGACCTTGGATATGATCAGGCATTTTACGGAAAACGGCTGGATGATTCACGGATAGTTCTCTCAACCGTTGAAGCTGCATACCTGATAGAACAGGGTCTTGTCACCATTCAGCTGGGCGAGGCTACGCTTACTGCCGAAGAATATTGTGCCCGTATCCAGGATTCAGACCCAGAGCTGGATAAAAAGATCACGGTATACCGCTATTTACGTGAACTCCAGTATATCCCCAAGACCGGGTATAAATTCGGCCATCATTTCAGGGTATATTCTGGAAGAAAAATCCACTCAGAGATGCTGGTCCAGGCGATAGGGCCCTTGGAGACACTCCCGATGAATAGTATATCCCGTTCAGTCCGGATGGCTCACAGTGTCAAAAAGAAGATGTTATTTGCCGGTATACATGATGAGGGCATTGTCTTTACAGAATTTGCCAGGATAAAACTCTAG
- a CDS encoding thioredoxin family protein, giving the protein MKKISLKPIFRMIVALLFVGLAISFFPVSAAIFIEDGTELDESALIAYLKEPAPEFETPLVIYFYDPNCGGCMQVRDFWDTYLKENPDVILEQVNLEEGPEQMDQFKQFAETYHREKAFIPLAYIGPVSLEGADDIKNYFDMVYTWYMSSFKGE; this is encoded by the coding sequence ATGAAAAAGATATCATTGAAACCAATTTTCAGGATGATTGTCGCTCTTTTATTTGTAGGTCTGGCAATCTCCTTCTTTCCGGTGTCAGCGGCCATATTTATTGAAGATGGGACCGAACTGGATGAGTCTGCATTGATCGCATATCTCAAAGAACCTGCCCCTGAATTTGAAACTCCGCTCGTGATCTACTTTTATGATCCCAACTGTGGTGGCTGTATGCAGGTCCGTGACTTCTGGGATACGTACCTGAAAGAAAACCCTGATGTCATACTTGAACAGGTCAACCTGGAGGAAGGCCCTGAACAGATGGATCAGTTTAAGCAATTTGCCGAGACCTATCACCGGGAAAAAGCCTTTATTCCCCTTGCATATATCGGCCCGGTCTCTTTGGAAGGGGCAGATGATATAAAAAATTATTTTGATATGGTATACACCTGGTATATGTCCTCATTTAAAGGAGAGTAA
- a CDS encoding TIGR00341 family protein — MFEEFIRANKFDQAYLPVLQKKLCFEGECAGNGILNYGVLLTLATIISTYGVIAGSTATVIGAMIIAPLMTPIMATTLAIVLGDTHRAGRSFMMVTVSTVFVILLAALITCSISPLTIDFQGNQEILSRTAPDMFALYVALASGAAGAFAVSRESVSDSLPGVAIAISLVPPLSVVGISLSKFQWGDAIGSLLLFLTNLFAILVSGGAVFWLSGIKPGWMDEERSKKRKQAFSIAVICVVLISVPLFISGYETLEQAYYSKEAQEITKNWLYGSGYEITDFDLRKQNLTLHIIGTGDMPDPELLHRMLEDHFQRPIAIDLRAIPVNIIHYPSKTGS; from the coding sequence ATGTTCGAAGAATTTATCAGGGCCAATAAATTTGACCAGGCATATCTCCCGGTCCTGCAGAAAAAACTCTGCTTTGAGGGTGAATGTGCAGGAAACGGGATTCTGAATTACGGAGTCCTCCTGACCCTCGCCACCATCATCTCAACGTATGGGGTCATAGCCGGATCCACTGCCACGGTTATCGGAGCTATGATAATTGCCCCGTTAATGACCCCGATTATGGCAACCACCCTCGCAATTGTTCTTGGAGACACGCACCGTGCCGGACGATCATTTATGATGGTGACGGTCAGTACGGTATTTGTCATCCTCCTTGCAGCCCTGATCACCTGTAGTATCTCTCCTTTGACCATTGATTTCCAGGGAAATCAGGAGATCCTCTCTCGAACCGCACCAGATATGTTTGCCCTCTATGTTGCTCTTGCATCAGGAGCCGCAGGAGCCTTTGCTGTCAGCCGGGAATCAGTCAGTGACTCACTGCCAGGGGTAGCAATAGCCATCTCTCTTGTGCCACCGCTCAGTGTCGTCGGAATCTCACTTTCAAAATTTCAATGGGGAGATGCTATTGGCTCTCTGCTTCTCTTTCTCACGAACCTTTTTGCAATCCTGGTCTCCGGTGGAGCAGTATTCTGGCTTTCAGGCATAAAACCCGGATGGATGGACGAAGAGCGCTCAAAAAAACGGAAACAGGCGTTTTCCATAGCCGTCATCTGTGTAGTCCTGATATCGGTCCCGCTTTTTATATCAGGATATGAGACGTTGGAGCAGGCATATTACTCGAAAGAAGCACAGGAAATTACAAAGAACTGGCTGTATGGATCCGGGTATGAGATAACAGATTTTGATCTCCGCAAACAGAACCTGACCCTGCATATCATCGGAACAGGAGATATGCCTGACCCTGAACTCCTGCACCGGATGTTGGAGGACCATTTTCAAAGACCTATAGCCATTGATCTGCGGGCAATACCAGTGAATATAATTCATTACCCCTCGAAAACTGGGTCGTAG
- a CDS encoding NAD(P)/FAD-dependent oxidoreductase, which yields MKKVTGAILQRDGKTYGIMTHTPSGIVTPEDLERIAAVGRRFHIPIMKITSGQRMILAGIPADNVDSVMKELGTLGRPDLGPGVKFVQACLGIESCKWGSQDSIGLAAKIEACVQDKKFPAKVKIGVSGCQRCCSESHLRDIGLIGTTRGWIVLFGGNGGKKPRFADPIAYGLSDSEACDLVGRLLEFYQKNGETQERTARFMERIGIDTLKSELLSMIPYIHLDKV from the coding sequence ATGAAAAAGGTAACCGGAGCCATTCTGCAGCGGGATGGAAAAACATACGGGATTATGACCCATACCCCCTCTGGTATAGTAACCCCTGAGGATCTTGAACGTATCGCCGCAGTCGGGAGAAGATTCCACATTCCAATCATGAAAATTACCTCAGGACAGCGGATGATTCTTGCTGGAATACCCGCTGATAATGTTGATTCGGTAATGAAAGAACTTGGAACACTCGGAAGGCCAGACCTTGGGCCAGGTGTGAAATTTGTCCAGGCTTGTCTTGGCATAGAGAGCTGTAAGTGGGGATCACAGGATTCAATTGGCCTTGCAGCCAAAATTGAGGCCTGTGTTCAGGATAAAAAATTCCCGGCAAAAGTTAAGATCGGGGTATCGGGATGTCAACGATGCTGTAGTGAAAGTCATCTCCGTGATATCGGGCTTATCGGAACCACCAGGGGATGGATTGTCCTTTTTGGAGGAAATGGGGGAAAAAAGCCAAGGTTCGCCGACCCGATAGCATATGGTTTGTCTGATAGTGAAGCATGCGATCTGGTTGGACGCCTGCTTGAATTTTATCAAAAAAACGGAGAAACCCAGGAACGGACTGCCCGATTCATGGAACGTATCGGGATCGATACATTAAAGTCAGAGCTGCTCTCTATGATCCCTTACATACATCTGGACAAGGTGTAA
- a CDS encoding cupin domain-containing protein, producing the protein MIITDVAQVVSGPNPHHVDARKIYDSPHAMAVVITLKPGESLKKHITPVDVFFYVLEGTGIVEIGDERSEVTKDMLVESPARIPHRWINQSTEIFRVLVVKVPKPIEETKLL; encoded by the coding sequence ATGATCATAACCGACGTAGCACAGGTTGTTTCAGGACCAAATCCACACCACGTGGATGCCAGAAAGATCTATGACTCTCCGCATGCAATGGCGGTGGTCATCACCCTTAAGCCGGGAGAATCACTGAAAAAACATATTACTCCGGTCGATGTCTTCTTTTATGTCCTTGAAGGGACAGGAATCGTTGAGATTGGAGATGAGCGATCAGAGGTAACAAAGGATATGCTGGTGGAAAGCCCGGCAAGGATTCCTCACCGGTGGATTAACCAGAGTACTGAAATTTTCAGAGTCCTTGTTGTTAAAGTCCCAAAACCAATAGAAGAGACGAAATTACTCTGA
- a CDS encoding PAS domain S-box protein, whose translation MISLLCVGDGKGPLSRYIQILSQSPNISLDFSLTYHETLSKLKSVSYDGVLAAYHLPEMNGIDLLHHVRELFGDLPFILYTGAEKEDIANDALSYGADLCLTDYIDIRFERTRLIHVINRIIEGREIKQALQKSIAQLYHAEYIAGLGHWTYDPDSGMILASLGAQVIIGCNTEKITIDDLLNVLLIKDRSRFSASLQDFILRKRTLNEECKIRRPTDNALIDVHFIAEYDPASHTVFGIIQDITGRKKIERALRLSESKFRMLVENINDVIFSVNPKGQIAYFSPAGERLFGYRSADLAGRFFLDMVYEEDRPAILKRFEEMEKGVLKPLEWRLIKKDGSLSWVRTSTRPVTDTGGNLKYFGVITDITREKEAYAALIESEEKYRSLVSYSLEGIVILDFEGKLLFANIAALHLVGVSDPALLSGVNVMDFIAPESRDQVLQDLSRVREGIDPFIAEYQICTIHGEKIWVECVGKLIRYEGQDADLLSIRDVSDRKAAEEELKASEERFRSFVEYAYDIVYSLTPDGVFTYISPNWADVLGHNTQEIIGSSYTNIVHPDDIGATSQFLETIISTGQKMGGVEYRVRHKDGSWKWHVSSVTLVRNPDGTPKAFLGIAHDITERKKSEEALFQANRQLNLLSSITRHDILNQINAIFIYLDAMKAMAHDQRIDEFIENIMACTEKIQSHIEFTKTYEGLGLHEPEWQALIHCIQETHLPESIRIILDLPDVYLYADQMLSRVFLNLIDNSIRHGKTVTSIHISAQRSGDEFLITYADDGVGIPLECKEKIFERGFGNNTGLGLFLVREILALTGISIIERGQEGQGALFEIRVPKGGWRIVK comes from the coding sequence ATGATCTCTCTCCTCTGTGTTGGTGACGGGAAAGGACCCTTGAGCAGGTATATACAAATCCTGAGTCAAAGCCCAAATATATCCTTGGATTTTTCTCTGACTTATCATGAGACCCTTTCAAAGTTAAAATCCGTATCATATGATGGGGTTCTCGCGGCATATCATCTTCCAGAGATGAATGGTATTGATCTCCTCCATCATGTCAGGGAATTATTCGGAGATCTACCTTTCATCCTCTACACAGGAGCAGAAAAAGAGGATATTGCGAACGATGCCCTCTCGTATGGGGCAGATCTCTGTCTGACGGATTATATTGATATCCGGTTTGAACGAACACGGCTTATCCATGTTATCAATCGCATTATAGAAGGCAGAGAGATAAAACAGGCTTTACAGAAAAGTATTGCCCAGCTGTACCATGCTGAGTATATTGCCGGGCTGGGTCACTGGACATATGATCCAGATTCAGGAATGATATTAGCATCACTTGGTGCCCAGGTGATAATCGGCTGCAATACTGAAAAGATTACCATTGATGACCTCCTCAATGTGCTTCTCATAAAAGACAGGTCCCGTTTTAGTGCATCCCTTCAGGATTTTATTCTTCGAAAACGAACCTTAAATGAAGAATGTAAAATACGAAGACCGACAGATAATGCCCTTATAGACGTCCATTTTATCGCAGAATATGATCCTGCATCTCATACCGTTTTTGGAATAATCCAGGATATTACCGGAAGGAAAAAGATAGAGCGTGCACTTCGTCTGAGTGAATCCAAGTTCAGGATGCTTGTTGAAAATATTAACGATGTCATCTTTTCTGTAAATCCGAAAGGCCAGATCGCCTATTTTAGTCCTGCAGGTGAGCGGTTATTTGGATACCGCTCTGCTGATCTTGCTGGAAGGTTCTTTCTGGATATGGTGTATGAAGAGGATCGCCCGGCTATTCTGAAGAGGTTTGAGGAAATGGAAAAGGGAGTATTGAAACCATTGGAATGGCGACTTATAAAAAAGGACGGATCGTTATCCTGGGTCAGAACCTCAACACGACCGGTTACAGATACCGGTGGGAACCTGAAATATTTTGGTGTTATTACTGATATTACCAGAGAGAAAGAAGCATATGCTGCATTGATTGAGAGCGAGGAAAAATACCGGTCACTGGTGAGTTATTCACTTGAAGGAATTGTAATTCTTGATTTTGAAGGGAAGCTCTTATTTGCAAACATAGCTGCACTCCACCTTGTAGGGGTTTCGGACCCGGCCCTTCTTTCAGGTGTAAATGTTATGGATTTCATCGCCCCGGAATCGCGGGATCAGGTTCTTCAGGATCTCTCACGGGTCCGGGAAGGAATCGATCCATTCATTGCAGAGTATCAGATCTGTACCATTCATGGAGAGAAGATATGGGTTGAATGTGTCGGGAAACTGATCCGGTATGAGGGTCAGGATGCGGATCTTCTTTCAATTCGTGATGTATCTGATCGGAAAGCTGCAGAAGAGGAGCTAAAGGCAAGTGAAGAGCGGTTCAGATCGTTCGTTGAATATGCGTATGATATTGTCTACTCACTTACCCCCGATGGAGTATTTACGTACATCTCACCAAACTGGGCTGATGTGCTGGGCCATAATACACAGGAGATTATCGGGAGTTCATATACAAATATTGTTCACCCTGACGATATTGGGGCGACAAGCCAGTTCCTGGAGACAATAATCAGTACCGGGCAAAAGATGGGAGGGGTTGAATACCGGGTCAGGCATAAGGATGGTTCATGGAAATGGCATGTATCAAGCGTAACTCTGGTTAGAAATCCTGACGGGACTCCGAAGGCATTTTTAGGAATTGCCCATGATATCACCGAACGAAAAAAGTCAGAGGAGGCACTATTTCAGGCAAACCGTCAGCTCAACCTGCTCAGTTCGATTACCCGCCATGACATTTTAAACCAGATTAATGCCATTTTTATCTATCTTGATGCGATGAAGGCTATGGCCCATGATCAGAGAATCGACGAGTTTATTGAGAATATCATGGCATGTACGGAAAAAATCCAGTCTCACATAGAATTTACCAAAACCTATGAGGGTCTTGGGTTGCATGAACCTGAATGGCAGGCTCTGATACATTGTATTCAAGAAACTCATCTGCCAGAGTCTATTCGGATTATTCTCGATCTTCCTGATGTCTACCTCTATGCAGATCAGATGCTCTCCAGGGTATTCCTGAACCTTATAGATAATTCTATCAGGCATGGAAAAACGGTCACTTCAATTCATATATCTGCACAGAGATCCGGTGATGAGTTCCTTATTACGTATGCCGATGACGGCGTTGGTATACCTCTGGAATGTAAAGAAAAAATTTTTGAGCGGGGATTTGGGAATAATACCGGGCTTGGATTATTTCTAGTACGGGAGATCCTTGCACTTACCGGAATTTCTATTATCGAACGAGGGCAGGAAGGGCAGGGAGCCTTATTTGAGATCCGGGTACCGAAAGGTGGATGGAGGATTGTGAAATAA